From a region of the Halobacteriovorax sp. HLS genome:
- a CDS encoding SDR family NAD(P)-dependent oxidoreductase gives MGKKILITGATDGIGLETAKKLKSLGHEVIVHGRSSEKLQKVVDELGVTAFKADFSKLTEVRNMADSILEKYDSIDVLINNAGVFKTSSPRTEDGHDVRYVVNTFAPYLLTKKLLSILKGSRVINLSSAAQSSVDFDAMIGKVEMSDFEAYAQSKLAITMWSRYLANEHKDITVIAVNPGSLLSTKMVKEGFNTSGNDITIGVNILTSLSLEGTHTSHSGDYYDNDNQRYAPPQADGLDDTKTKKIVELLEDLIK, from the coding sequence ATGGGAAAGAAAATTTTAATTACTGGAGCAACTGATGGCATTGGTCTAGAAACTGCTAAGAAACTAAAGAGCTTAGGACATGAGGTAATAGTTCATGGAAGAAGTTCAGAAAAGTTACAAAAGGTCGTTGATGAGTTAGGTGTCACTGCATTCAAGGCGGACTTTTCAAAATTAACTGAAGTTCGCAATATGGCCGATTCAATTTTGGAGAAGTATGACTCTATTGATGTCCTAATCAATAATGCAGGTGTATTTAAAACTTCAAGTCCGAGAACTGAAGATGGGCATGATGTTAGATATGTAGTGAATACTTTTGCCCCATATCTGTTAACTAAGAAACTCCTTTCAATATTAAAAGGATCAAGGGTCATTAATCTCTCTTCTGCGGCCCAGTCATCAGTTGATTTTGATGCAATGATTGGGAAAGTTGAAATGAGTGATTTTGAGGCCTATGCTCAAAGTAAGCTTGCTATAACAATGTGGTCAAGGTATTTGGCAAATGAACATAAGGATATAACTGTAATTGCCGTGAACCCAGGATCACTTCTTAGTACCAAGATGGTTAAAGAAGGATTTAATACATCTGGTAATGATATTACTATTGGTGTGAATATTTTAACAAGTCTAAGTCTAGAGGGGACCCATACTAGTCACTCAGGTGACTACTATGACAATGATAATCAACGATATGCTCCACCTCAAGCGGATGGACTTGACGATACCAAGACGAAAAAAATAGTAGAGCTATTAGAGGATCTAATAAAATAA
- a CDS encoding nuclear transport factor 2 family protein, with the protein MKTMTMLTLLLTFMSLNINADTDPRFHIQKVVTDSYVNGAFNDLNTNAMRKGFHKDFEIYSVSGEEIGRFSIDNWIATVEKRKTSPDFDPIKYQYDYTFLNIDADGNAGTVKIEFSQNNRVVFTDYLLLLKFRTGWKIVSKVFHSRN; encoded by the coding sequence ATGAAAACAATGACAATGCTAACCCTTTTATTAACATTTATGAGTTTAAATATTAACGCTGACACAGATCCAAGGTTTCATATTCAAAAAGTTGTTACAGATTCATATGTAAACGGGGCCTTCAATGATTTAAATACAAATGCCATGAGAAAAGGATTTCATAAAGATTTTGAAATCTATTCAGTAAGTGGAGAAGAAATTGGCAGGTTTTCAATTGATAATTGGATAGCTACAGTAGAAAAGAGAAAAACATCACCTGACTTTGATCCAATTAAATATCAATATGATTATACTTTCTTAAATATTGATGCTGATGGAAATGCTGGTACTGTAAAAATTGAGTTTTCTCAAAATAATAGAGTTGTCTTTACTGATTACTTACTTCTTTTGAAATTTAGAACTGGTTGGAAAATTGTTTCAAAAGTATTCCATAGCAGAAATTAA